A genome region from Deinococcus sp. KNUC1210 includes the following:
- the galK gene encoding galactokinase gives MSSFEEVFGRPPEAVGTAPGRVNLLGEHTDYQGGFVLPAAIPQQATVSVARNGTRSHRLHSVNLNQTLTVPLGEKGTGFAPYLTGSIDLSGVTDALDVWVSSDVPSGGLSSSAALELATLRALRTLYGLSLDDVELALLGVRVEHEYVGVMCGVMDQMASSLADTTHMLFLDTRSLERRTLPMPTSKEHGTAQVLVIDSGVPRRLAESGYNERRSQVEEASRLLGVKELRDVTDLAVLDALPELLQRRARHVVSENARVLEALHADAAQFGQLMNASHASLQHDYEVSHPQVDVLVALLQQQAGVYGARMTGAGFGGAVVALIEAGQADAVAEAVLKLYSGEGRQVVP, from the coding sequence TTGAGCAGCTTTGAGGAGGTGTTCGGACGCCCGCCGGAAGCGGTGGGAACAGCGCCGGGCAGAGTGAATCTGCTGGGCGAACACACCGATTATCAGGGGGGCTTCGTGCTGCCTGCCGCCATTCCGCAGCAGGCCACCGTGAGCGTTGCCAGAAACGGCACCCGGAGTCACCGCCTGCATTCGGTCAACCTGAATCAGACGCTGACGGTGCCGCTGGGCGAGAAGGGCACGGGGTTTGCGCCGTATCTGACGGGCAGCATTGACCTGAGCGGCGTGACGGACGCGCTCGATGTCTGGGTCAGCAGCGACGTGCCGTCGGGTGGCCTGTCGAGCAGCGCGGCGCTGGAACTGGCGACGCTGCGGGCGCTGCGGACGCTGTACGGCCTGAGTCTGGACGACGTCGAACTGGCGCTGCTGGGTGTGCGCGTCGAGCATGAATACGTGGGCGTGATGTGCGGCGTCATGGATCAGATGGCGTCGAGTCTGGCCGATACCACGCATATGCTCTTTCTCGATACCCGCAGCCTGGAGCGGCGTACTCTGCCGATGCCGACTTCCAAGGAGCACGGCACGGCGCAGGTGCTGGTGATCGACAGCGGTGTCCCGCGCAGACTGGCCGAGAGCGGCTACAACGAGCGCCGCTCACAGGTCGAGGAGGCGAGCCGCCTGCTGGGTGTGAAGGAACTGCGAGACGTGACCGATCTCGCGGTGCTGGACGCTCTGCCGGAACTGCTCCAGCGCCGTGCCCGCCACGTGGTGAGCGAGAATGCCCGCGTTCTGGAGGCGCTGCATGCCGACGCCGCCCAGTTCGGGCAGCTGATGAACGCCTCGCACGCCAGTCTGCAACACGACTACGAGGTGTCGCACCCGCAGGTGGATGTGCTGGTGGCGCTCCTTCAGCAGCAGGCAGGCGTATACGGTGCACGCATGACCGGGGCGGGCTTTGGCGGCGCGGTGGTGGCGCTCATCGAGGCCGGGCAGGCAGACGCCGTCGCCGAAGCGGTGCTGAAGCTGTACAGCGGCGAGGGTCGCCAGGTGGTGCCGTAG
- the galT gene encoding galactose-1-phosphate uridylyltransferase has product MNVHKTEYLKPDGRKLWLYGTAPINVQGPIPSPGDAVQATPQLRWHPLRAEWVMYAAHRQGRPFLPPPGYNPLAPTTDPANPTELPSGQYDMAVFQNRFPSLSLDAPTPADVPGVPVRAGVGTCEVVVFTQNPEATLASLPPSSLRLLVDVWADRTQALSEDERIQYVLPFENRGVEVGVTLHHPHGQIYAYNHIPPVQQRALDSMRGYLQATGRPWLQDFVAQEREAGLRIVHDRPHALSVVPPFARYTYETWVLPTRAVGSLSELDDAERDDFAAVLHDTLRRLDALFGVRMPYLMTVQQAPVDGGSYPEWPLRIELYPYLRAPGRMKYLAGTEQGAGEFANDALPEQKAAELREVTLEQL; this is encoded by the coding sequence GTGAACGTGCACAAGACCGAGTATCTGAAACCTGACGGACGCAAACTGTGGCTCTACGGCACCGCGCCGATCAATGTTCAGGGCCCTATTCCCAGCCCCGGCGACGCGGTGCAGGCCACGCCGCAACTGCGCTGGCACCCGCTGCGTGCCGAATGGGTGATGTACGCGGCTCACCGCCAGGGTCGTCCGTTTCTGCCGCCGCCCGGTTACAACCCGCTGGCCCCCACCACCGACCCTGCCAATCCCACCGAGTTGCCCAGCGGTCAGTACGACATGGCGGTGTTTCAGAACCGCTTTCCCAGCCTGTCGCTCGACGCGCCCACCCCCGCCGATGTGCCGGGCGTGCCGGTGCGGGCGGGCGTGGGGACATGTGAGGTGGTCGTATTCACCCAGAATCCCGAGGCCACGCTGGCGAGTCTGCCGCCCAGCAGTCTGCGGCTGTTGGTGGACGTCTGGGCCGACCGCACGCAGGCCCTCAGCGAGGACGAACGCATCCAGTACGTGCTGCCCTTCGAGAACAGGGGCGTGGAAGTGGGCGTGACGCTGCACCACCCGCACGGGCAGATCTATGCTTACAACCACATTCCCCCGGTGCAGCAGCGGGCGCTCGACAGCATGCGCGGATACCTGCAGGCCACCGGACGGCCCTGGCTGCAGGACTTCGTGGCCCAGGAGCGGGAAGCCGGGCTGCGAATCGTACACGACAGGCCGCACGCCCTGAGCGTGGTGCCGCCGTTTGCCCGCTATACCTACGAAACCTGGGTCCTGCCGACGCGGGCCGTGGGCAGCCTGTCGGAGCTGGACGACGCCGAGCGCGACGATTTCGCCGCCGTGCTGCACGACACGCTGCGGCGGCTGGACGCGCTGTTCGGGGTCAGGATGCCCTATCTGATGACCGTGCAGCAGGCTCCGGTGGACGGCGGCAGCTATCCGGAATGGCCGCTGAGAATCGAGCTGTATCCGTATCTGCGTGCGCCGGGCCGCATGAAGTATCTGGCGGGCACCGAGCAGGGCGCAGGCGAATTCGCCAACGACGCGCTGCCCGAACAGAAGGCGGCGGAACTGCGGGAGGTGACACTTGAGCAGCTTTGA
- a CDS encoding beta-galactosidase, translating to MTPSLPAPHLTLAVCDYPEHVPRDRWTRYAEQQKALGLSFVRISEFAWSRMEPRPGEYEWAWLDEAIEAYAGAGLKVVLCTPTATPPAWLIRSHPEILPYDREGRIREFGSRRHYDFASPVFREHSRRITRVLAERYGQHAAVVGWQTDNEFGCHDTARSYGGASAAAFPGWLETKYGTLDRLNEAWGNVFWSMEYDDWAQIRPPNLLVTEVNPSHQLDFYRFASETVASFQAEQVAILRECSPGRFITHNFMIFESGFDHYEVAKGLDFVSWDNYPTGMLEFFSSWMPDQLKTDYARTGHPDLIAFNHDLYRGLLKRPFWVMEQQCGQVNWAPFNPLPAPGAVQLWTAQAWAHGADTVSYFRWRAATMAQEVMHSGLLRHDETLDRGGWEVESQDIAAMPLGSVPARVALLHDYESLWLYDVQKHAASLSYWAQTVTYYRALRELGQDVDIVHPDSDLSGYALIVAPALTLMTAERAAHLEAAAQQARIVFGPRSAYRTVSGRTPEDGQPGVLAELLGAKLLNFDSLREGLSVRVEGPDHACDVHSWAESYRLTGAETLYRYVDGPQSGEAAVIRKGSVTVIGAHSEDLLRAVLSGELRAAGLSPELLPEGVRLSRRAGHTLLQNWTSQTVNLHGHALPPVSFLLDVQA from the coding sequence ATGACCCCGTCTCTACCCGCCCCGCACCTGACCCTGGCGGTCTGTGATTATCCGGAACATGTGCCCCGTGACCGCTGGACCCGCTACGCCGAACAGCAAAAAGCGCTGGGGCTGAGCTTCGTGCGAATCTCCGAATTTGCCTGGAGCCGTATGGAACCCCGGCCCGGCGAGTACGAATGGGCCTGGCTGGACGAGGCGATAGAGGCGTATGCCGGTGCTGGCCTGAAGGTGGTGCTGTGTACGCCCACCGCCACGCCCCCCGCCTGGCTGATTCGCTCGCATCCGGAGATACTGCCCTACGACCGGGAAGGCCGGATACGCGAATTCGGGTCGCGGCGGCACTACGATTTCGCCTCGCCCGTGTTCCGCGAACACTCGCGCCGGATTACCCGCGTCCTGGCCGAGCGCTACGGGCAGCATGCAGCGGTGGTGGGCTGGCAGACCGACAACGAATTCGGTTGCCACGACACGGCCCGCAGCTACGGCGGAGCGAGCGCGGCGGCGTTTCCCGGCTGGCTGGAGACAAAATACGGCACGCTGGACAGGCTCAACGAGGCGTGGGGCAACGTGTTCTGGAGCATGGAATACGACGACTGGGCGCAGATCAGGCCGCCCAACCTGCTCGTGACCGAGGTGAACCCGTCTCATCAGCTCGATTTCTACCGGTTCGCCTCCGAGACGGTGGCCTCGTTTCAGGCCGAGCAGGTCGCCATTCTGCGCGAATGTTCGCCGGGCCGCTTCATCACCCACAATTTCATGATCTTCGAGTCGGGCTTCGATCATTACGAGGTGGCGAAGGGCCTCGACTTCGTGTCGTGGGACAACTACCCCACCGGCATGCTGGAGTTTTTCAGCAGCTGGATGCCCGATCAGCTGAAGACCGACTACGCACGGACCGGGCATCCTGACCTGATCGCGTTCAATCACGATCTGTACCGTGGCCTGCTGAAGCGGCCCTTCTGGGTGATGGAGCAGCAGTGTGGGCAGGTGAACTGGGCACCCTTCAACCCGCTGCCAGCGCCGGGCGCCGTGCAGCTCTGGACGGCGCAGGCATGGGCTCACGGTGCCGACACCGTCAGTTATTTCCGCTGGCGGGCGGCCACCATGGCTCAGGAGGTGATGCACTCCGGTCTGCTGCGGCACGACGAGACGCTGGACAGGGGAGGGTGGGAAGTCGAGAGCCAGGACATAGCCGCCATGCCGCTGGGCAGTGTGCCTGCACGGGTGGCGCTGCTGCACGATTACGAGAGCCTGTGGCTGTACGACGTTCAGAAGCACGCCGCCAGCCTGAGCTACTGGGCGCAGACGGTCACGTATTACCGGGCGTTGCGGGAACTGGGGCAGGACGTGGACATCGTTCATCCGGACAGCGATCTGAGCGGCTATGCCCTGATTGTGGCTCCTGCCCTGACGCTGATGACGGCGGAACGGGCGGCGCATCTGGAAGCGGCGGCGCAGCAGGCCCGCATCGTCTTTGGACCGCGTAGCGCCTACCGCACCGTTTCGGGCCGCACGCCGGAAGACGGACAGCCGGGCGTACTGGCAGAACTGCTGGGCGCGAAGCTGCTGAACTTCGACAGCCTGAGAGAAGGCCTGAGCGTGCGGGTCGAGGGGCCGGATCATGCCTGCGACGTGCACAGCTGGGCCGAAAGTTACCGCCTGACCGGAGCCGAGACGCTGTACCGCTACGTCGATGGCCCGCAGAGCGGTGAAGCTGCCGTCATCAGAAAGGGCAGCGTGACCGTGATCGGGGCCCACAGCGAGGACCTGCTGCGGGCGGTGTTATCGGGCGAACTCCGGGCGGCGGGCCTGTCTCCAGAACTGCTGCCGGAAGGCGTGCGGCTGTCGCGCAGGGCGGGCCACACGCTCCTTCAGAACTGGACATCGCAGACGGTCAACCTTCATGGACACGCGCTGCCACCGGTCAGCTTCCTGCTGGACGTGCAGGCATGA
- a CDS encoding carbohydrate ABC transporter permease, which yields MLRRESFSPIQWLLLAIFTVYCLLPLWWVFTTMFKDNGQLFSTFGLWFSSPSHLLENLKTLFTRDDGIFTRWLLNSVVYAGATAVGSMLVSAMAGYAFSKFDFAGKRVIFTVILATIMVPSTALVLPIFLLMLKTGLLNTYWAVILPGLVNPFGLYLMRLFWDGGFPKELMEAARIDGAGEGTIFWNLGMPLVRGGLVTVGLFAFVGAWNNFFLPLVVVNRSELFPLTLGLSVWNQTSASSGREPIYTVIVLGALISILPLLIAFLSLGRYWQGGLSSGAVKG from the coding sequence ATGCTGCGCCGTGAAAGTTTTTCTCCGATCCAGTGGTTGCTGCTGGCGATCTTTACCGTGTACTGTCTGCTGCCGCTGTGGTGGGTCTTTACCACCATGTTCAAGGACAACGGCCAGCTCTTTTCTACCTTTGGGCTGTGGTTTTCCTCGCCCAGCCATCTGCTCGAAAACCTGAAGACCCTGTTTACCCGCGACGACGGCATCTTTACCCGCTGGCTGCTGAACAGCGTGGTATACGCCGGGGCCACTGCTGTCGGCAGCATGCTGGTCAGTGCGATGGCGGGCTACGCCTTCTCGAAATTCGATTTCGCGGGCAAGCGCGTCATCTTCACCGTCATTCTGGCGACCATCATGGTGCCCTCGACGGCACTGGTCCTGCCGATCTTCCTGCTGATGCTGAAGACCGGACTGCTCAATACCTACTGGGCGGTGATTCTGCCGGGTCTGGTCAATCCGTTCGGCCTGTACCTGATGCGGCTCTTCTGGGACGGCGGCTTTCCGAAGGAGCTGATGGAGGCGGCCCGCATCGACGGCGCGGGCGAGGGCACCATCTTCTGGAATCTGGGCATGCCGCTGGTGCGCGGCGGTCTGGTGACGGTGGGGCTGTTCGCCTTTGTCGGTGCCTGGAACAACTTCTTCCTGCCGCTGGTGGTCGTCAACCGCAGCGAGCTGTTTCCGCTCACGCTGGGGCTGTCGGTGTGGAACCAGACCAGCGCCAGCAGTGGCCGCGAACCGATCTATACCGTCATCGTGCTGGGTGCCCTGATCAGCATTCTGCCGCTGCTGATCGCCTTTCTGAGCCTGGGACGCTACTGGCAGGGCGGCCTGAGCAGCGGCGCAGTCAAAGGCTGA
- a CDS encoding carbohydrate ABC transporter permease, producing the protein MTALTSTQAAAPRPKTRRSRPATPWFFLAPFLIAFLAFFIAPVCYAVYLSLFIKKRGGFGPARDVFGGLANYVRAFQDSDFLQSLLHILVFGVVQIPLMLILATALALVLDAVKGSASRFFRTAFYLPYTVPSVIAGLLWGYLYSKNLSPLNQITGAQTDFLSSQIVLFSIGNIVTWTWTGYNMITLYAALQNVPTDIYEAARIDGASNGQLTRYVKLPLLRPTLTLTSIFSIIGTMQIFSEPFVLRPLGYVPDNITPNTYLYLTVARDGNFGYGAAMAVLLALFTLALSGFFLRYATQGDE; encoded by the coding sequence ATGACTGCACTGACCAGCACCCAGGCCGCTGCTCCCAGGCCCAAGACCCGGCGTTCGCGCCCAGCGACGCCCTGGTTTTTTCTGGCTCCTTTCCTGATCGCCTTTCTCGCGTTTTTCATCGCCCCGGTCTGTTACGCCGTGTATCTCAGCCTGTTTATCAAGAAACGCGGCGGTTTCGGCCCGGCCCGTGACGTGTTCGGCGGTCTTGCCAACTACGTGCGGGCCTTCCAGGACAGCGATTTCCTTCAGTCGCTGCTGCATATCCTGGTGTTTGGCGTGGTGCAGATTCCGCTGATGCTGATTCTGGCGACGGCCCTGGCCCTAGTGCTGGACGCCGTCAAGGGATCAGCCAGCCGCTTTTTCCGCACGGCCTTTTATCTGCCGTATACCGTGCCCAGCGTGATCGCGGGCCTGTTGTGGGGCTACCTGTACAGCAAGAACCTGTCGCCCCTGAATCAGATCACCGGAGCGCAGACCGACTTTCTGAGCAGTCAGATCGTGCTGTTCTCTATCGGCAACATCGTGACCTGGACATGGACGGGCTACAACATGATCACGCTGTATGCCGCGCTTCAGAACGTGCCCACCGACATCTATGAGGCCGCCCGCATCGACGGCGCGAGCAACGGGCAGCTCACGCGCTACGTCAAACTGCCGCTGCTGCGCCCCACGCTCACCCTCACCAGCATCTTTTCCATCATCGGCACTATGCAGATCTTCAGCGAACCCTTCGTGCTGCGGCCTCTGGGCTATGTTCCCGACAACATCACCCCCAACACCTACCTGTATCTGACGGTGGCACGAGACGGAAACTTCGGCTACGGCGCGGCGATGGCGGTGCTGCTGGCTCTGTTCACGCTGGCGCTGAGCGGATTTTTCCTGCGGTACGCCACTCAGGGAGACGAATAA
- a CDS encoding extracellular solute-binding protein produces the protein MKKAALFVSLALAVSTLSVSYAADPAFPKLDTSKKVTLEVWSWVPGLDKTVAAFTKAYPNISVKIVNLGGGPNTYTKLNTALKAGSGAPDVAQIEYGFLPSFADTGGLVDLSKYGANDYKKYFVPWTWGQVSPEGKAVYAIPQDTGPFAMVYRADVLSKYGLAVPKTWDQFAKEAAVVNAKSGGKVKLGNFYSTFAPWFMALAWADGGQFFKRDGDGWIQTLNNPSAKKVLNYWYGLIKKGDVSTVGAFSADYWNAAGAGSIISNFEAAWGPGGYAGSLKDKSAGLWRAAPLPQWTAGGVVKSGNWGGSSNVVTTQSKNPQEATLFALWLNLSSSAITANWNNGGLFPASAAGLSLPALNDKTKNPSKFFGGQNINAVYAEASRGVNVNFQWAPWFPFANDNFNKQIDLMIKGKLTPDQALDAWQAETMADAKKEGYTVK, from the coding sequence ATGAAAAAAGCAGCACTGTTCGTTTCACTGGCACTCGCCGTCAGCACCCTCAGCGTCTCGTATGCTGCCGATCCTGCCTTCCCCAAGCTGGATACCAGCAAGAAGGTCACGCTGGAAGTCTGGTCGTGGGTTCCTGGCCTCGACAAGACGGTAGCGGCGTTCACCAAGGCGTACCCCAACATCAGCGTCAAGATCGTCAACCTGGGCGGCGGCCCCAACACCTACACCAAGCTGAACACCGCGCTGAAGGCTGGCAGCGGCGCACCCGACGTGGCGCAGATCGAGTACGGATTCCTGCCCTCGTTTGCCGATACCGGCGGGCTTGTGGACCTGAGCAAGTACGGCGCGAACGACTACAAGAAGTACTTCGTGCCCTGGACCTGGGGTCAGGTCAGCCCCGAGGGCAAGGCTGTCTACGCCATTCCGCAGGACACCGGCCCCTTTGCGATGGTCTACCGCGCCGACGTGCTGAGCAAGTACGGTCTGGCCGTGCCCAAGACCTGGGATCAGTTCGCCAAGGAAGCGGCAGTCGTGAACGCCAAGAGCGGCGGCAAGGTCAAGCTCGGAAACTTCTACTCCACCTTCGCGCCCTGGTTCATGGCGCTGGCCTGGGCCGACGGCGGGCAGTTCTTCAAGCGTGACGGCGACGGCTGGATTCAGACGCTGAACAACCCCAGCGCCAAGAAGGTACTGAACTACTGGTACGGCCTGATCAAGAAGGGCGACGTGAGCACCGTCGGAGCCTTCAGCGCCGATTACTGGAATGCAGCGGGCGCGGGCAGCATCATCAGCAACTTCGAGGCGGCGTGGGGCCCGGGCGGCTACGCAGGCAGCCTGAAGGACAAGTCGGCGGGTCTGTGGCGTGCGGCTCCGCTGCCTCAGTGGACGGCGGGCGGCGTGGTCAAGAGCGGTAACTGGGGCGGCAGCAGCAACGTCGTGACCACCCAGAGCAAGAACCCCCAGGAGGCCACGCTGTTCGCCCTGTGGCTGAACCTCAGCAGCAGCGCCATCACCGCCAACTGGAACAACGGCGGCCTGTTCCCGGCCAGCGCAGCGGGCCTGAGCCTGCCCGCGCTGAACGACAAGACCAAGAACCCCAGCAAGTTCTTCGGCGGGCAGAACATCAATGCCGTGTACGCCGAGGCCAGCCGTGGCGTGAACGTGAACTTCCAGTGGGCACCCTGGTTCCCGTTTGCCAACGACAACTTCAACAAGCAGATCGACCTGATGATCAAGGGCAAGCTGACCCCTGATCAGGCGCTCGATGCCTGGCAGGCCGAGACGATGGCCGATGCCAAGAAGGAAGGCTACACCGTCAAGTAA
- a CDS encoding DeoR/GlpR family DNA-binding transcription regulator gives MQKDRQDDILSLLGERDGASVGELSKLLGVSEVTIRSDLTGLAQAGLVRRTRGGARPLNVSERPLEETTKQHSAIKRRIGAAAAQRVQDGQTIFLDVGSTTTEIARHLSPTLRGVTVVTNGLNIALELERYSGLHIIVTGGSLRRLQHSLVAPYALELLSRIRADLLFLGCNGVDAQHGVTNLNFGEAEVKARMVEYAREVVVVADPSKIGQVTRAHIVPVSRVQVLITGRQADQDAMCALSEQIPEIVTV, from the coding sequence GTGCAGAAGGATCGTCAGGATGACATTCTTTCCCTGCTGGGCGAGCGTGACGGCGCGTCAGTAGGAGAGCTTTCAAAACTTTTAGGAGTTTCGGAAGTGACGATTCGCAGCGACCTGACGGGGCTGGCGCAGGCGGGACTGGTGCGGCGCACACGCGGGGGTGCTCGGCCACTGAATGTCTCGGAGCGTCCTTTAGAGGAAACCACCAAGCAGCATTCCGCCATCAAGCGCCGCATCGGGGCGGCGGCAGCCCAGCGCGTGCAGGATGGTCAGACGATCTTCCTGGATGTGGGCAGCACCACCACCGAGATTGCCCGCCACCTGTCGCCCACTCTGCGCGGCGTCACGGTGGTCACGAACGGCCTGAACATCGCGCTGGAACTGGAGCGTTATTCGGGGCTGCATATCATCGTGACCGGGGGCAGTCTCCGCAGGCTTCAACACAGTCTGGTCGCGCCCTACGCACTGGAACTGCTGTCACGCATTCGCGCCGACCTGCTCTTTCTGGGCTGCAACGGCGTCGACGCCCAGCACGGCGTCACCAATCTGAATTTTGGTGAGGCCGAGGTCAAAGCGCGGATGGTCGAGTATGCCCGCGAGGTGGTCGTGGTCGCCGATCCCAGCAAGATCGGACAGGTGACACGGGCGCACATCGTCCCGGTCAGCCGCGTTCAGGTCCTGATCACCGGACGACAGGCCGATCAGGACGCGATGTGTGCCCTGTCGGAGCAGATTCCCGAAATCGTCACTGTCTAG
- a CDS encoding FKBP-type peptidyl-prolyl cis-trans isomerase, translating to MTKLPEGELKVEKYEEGTGAQARKGQTVSVHYTGTLENGQKFDSSRDRGQPIEFPLGAGHVIRGWDEGIAQLRVGDKAKLTIPASMGYGERGIPGVIPGGATLIFDVELVDAN from the coding sequence ATGACCAAGCTTCCGGAAGGTGAACTGAAAGTCGAGAAGTACGAAGAAGGCACAGGTGCACAGGCCCGGAAGGGACAGACCGTGAGCGTGCATTACACCGGCACGTTGGAGAACGGCCAGAAGTTCGATTCCAGCCGCGACAGGGGACAGCCGATTGAGTTTCCGCTGGGTGCCGGGCACGTCATTCGCGGCTGGGATGAGGGCATCGCGCAGCTCCGGGTGGGCGACAAGGCCAAGCTGACCATTCCGGCGAGCATGGGCTACGGCGAGCGCGGCATTCCCGGCGTGATCCCCGGCGGCGCGACCCTGATCTTCGACGTGGAACTGGTGGACGCCAACTAA
- the def gene encoding peptide deformylase produces the protein MSEFTASKPSVYPIRLYGDPVLRRKARAITDVTAPVQIAHYRAAPLKEVADIMLETMFEARGVGLAAPQIGLSARMFVAVEYEDDEDEGKETPLKSRVLQEYVMINPVIRPLDRRKDGSFQEGCLSIPGIYEEGVKRNRTVRVDYTDLDGNPRTLEAEDYLARVFQHETDHLDGVFFLDRLPPEITEEYRKELLSMQRQSREYLKELELLRKAPGHVQEKL, from the coding sequence GTGTCAGAGTTCACTGCATCCAAGCCCAGCGTCTACCCCATTCGGCTCTACGGCGATCCCGTGTTGCGCCGCAAAGCCAGGGCTATTACGGATGTGACGGCCCCCGTCCAGATCGCCCATTACCGGGCGGCCCCGCTGAAGGAAGTGGCCGACATCATGCTGGAAACGATGTTCGAGGCACGCGGCGTGGGACTGGCAGCGCCGCAGATCGGTCTGAGCGCCCGCATGTTCGTGGCGGTGGAATACGAGGACGACGAGGACGAGGGCAAGGAAACGCCGCTGAAGAGCCGGGTGCTTCAGGAATACGTGATGATCAATCCGGTGATCCGGCCTCTCGACAGGCGCAAGGACGGCAGCTTTCAGGAAGGCTGCCTGAGCATTCCCGGCATCTACGAGGAAGGCGTGAAACGCAACCGGACGGTACGCGTGGACTACACCGACCTGGACGGCAATCCCCGGACGCTGGAGGCCGAGGACTATCTGGCGCGGGTCTTTCAGCATGAAACGGACCACCTCGACGGGGTGTTCTTTCTCGACCGCCTGCCGCCGGAGATCACGGAGGAGTACCGCAAGGAACTGCTGAGCATGCAGCGCCAGTCGCGCGAGTATCTGAAAGAACTGGAACTGCTGCGAAAAGCGCCGGGGCATGTGCAGGAAAAACTGTGA
- the fmt gene encoding methionyl-tRNA formyltransferase has translation MSEALPRVAFFGSPDFAVPVLDAVRAHFPVVLVVAQPDKPVGRGLKLSAPPVAAHAAALGLPLAQPPRLKNNEDFAARLAASEADVAVTCAYGKILPASLLAVPRFGFLNTHTSLLPRYRGAAPIQWALIRGETTTGTTIMQTDPGMDTGPVLLQEALSIAPNWTAPELASALQAQAARLIVQALTTLKTLTPQPQNEAEATHAPMLSKADGDVVWHDSAQAIYNRYRGVYAWPQTSSTLAGRRVKLGALRPLPGHTGGQPGEVVAVSREGVTVACGEGALELLTVQPESKKPMPAPDWWRGTGQKLGARFE, from the coding sequence GTGAGTGAAGCGCTGCCCCGCGTGGCTTTCTTCGGGTCACCAGATTTCGCCGTTCCGGTGCTCGACGCGGTTCGGGCGCACTTTCCGGTGGTGCTGGTGGTCGCCCAGCCCGACAAACCGGTGGGACGCGGCCTGAAACTGAGTGCGCCGCCCGTCGCTGCTCACGCCGCCGCACTGGGGCTGCCGCTGGCCCAGCCTCCCCGCCTGAAGAACAACGAAGACTTTGCCGCCCGCCTCGCCGCGTCTGAAGCCGACGTCGCCGTGACCTGCGCGTATGGCAAGATTCTGCCCGCGTCGCTGCTGGCCGTTCCGCGCTTCGGCTTTCTGAATACCCATACCAGCCTGCTGCCGCGCTACCGGGGAGCGGCCCCGATCCAGTGGGCGCTGATTCGCGGCGAGACCACCACCGGCACCACCATCATGCAGACCGATCCGGGCATGGATACCGGTCCGGTGCTGCTTCAGGAGGCACTTTCCATCGCGCCCAACTGGACTGCACCTGAACTGGCGAGCGCTCTTCAGGCACAGGCGGCGCGGCTGATCGTGCAGGCTCTCACCACACTGAAGACACTGACGCCGCAGCCTCAGAACGAAGCGGAGGCCACCCACGCGCCGATGCTCAGCAAGGCCGACGGCGACGTGGTCTGGCACGACAGCGCCCAGGCGATCTACAACCGCTACCGGGGCGTGTATGCCTGGCCTCAGACGAGCAGCACGTTGGCAGGGCGGCGCGTGAAACTCGGTGCCCTTCGCCCACTGCCCGGCCACACGGGTGGTCAGCCGGGCGAGGTCGTCGCGGTCAGCCGGGAGGGTGTCACGGTGGCCTGCGGGGAAGGCGCACTGGAACTGCTGACGGTGCAGCCAGAGAGCAAAAAACCGATGCCTGCCCCAGACTGGTGGCGCGGCACAGGCCAGAAACTCGGCGCCCGCTTCGAGTAA
- a CDS encoding metal-dependent hydrolase, producing the protein MNITFIGHSAFLLEDGEYTLAIDPFIQGNPKATLTLDQVKARNISAVLISHAHGDHWGDALALAENGAAIIGTAEIGGYAGKNGAKNAIGGNIGGTIRQPWGSVYLTPAWHSSSFPDGSYGGMPTGLVIEFGGKRLYFAGDTALFSDMSLIGEKGIDLAFLPIGDHYTMGPQEAARCLDLLKPKDVIPMHYGTFPPLTGDPHVFAQEAQQRGVKAHLLQPGETLSY; encoded by the coding sequence ATGAACATCACCTTCATCGGTCACAGCGCGTTCCTGCTCGAAGACGGCGAATACACGCTCGCCATCGATCCGTTTATTCAGGGCAACCCGAAGGCCACCCTCACGCTCGATCAGGTGAAGGCCCGCAACATCAGCGCCGTCCTGATCAGCCACGCCCACGGCGATCACTGGGGCGACGCACTGGCACTGGCCGAAAACGGCGCGGCGATCATCGGGACGGCTGAGATCGGGGGCTACGCGGGCAAGAACGGCGCGAAAAATGCTATCGGTGGCAATATCGGCGGCACCATCCGGCAGCCCTGGGGCAGCGTCTACCTGACGCCCGCCTGGCACTCGTCGAGCTTTCCTGACGGCAGCTACGGCGGCATGCCCACCGGTCTGGTCATCGAATTCGGCGGCAAGCGGCTGTACTTCGCCGGAGACACCGCGCTGTTCTCCGACATGAGCCTGATCGGAGAAAAAGGCATCGATCTGGCCTTTCTGCCCATCGGTGACCACTACACCATGGGGCCACAGGAAGCCGCCCGCTGCCTCGACCTGCTGAAACCCAAAGACGTAATTCCGATGCACTACGGCACCTTTCCGCCGCTGACCGGCGATCCGCACGTGTTCGCACAGGAAGCCCAGCAGCGCGGCGTGAAGGCCCATCTGCTGCAACCGGGCGAAACGCTTTCGTACTGA